The genomic window GATTATTTTCTTTACTATTTCAAACTTTTTTTCATAGCATAAATATTTTACTAACTCTTTAAGAACTAATCAATAAAACTAACCCTTCACCACGATGTTATATATTCGTCCAGGTACATAGATTTCTTTTACAATTTCACGATTTTCCAAGTACTCTTTTATACCCTCAGCTTCTTTTACTATTTTTTCTACGGATTCTTTGTCGGCCTCCGGCTGAATTTTTACCTTCCCGCGAACTTTGCCGTTTACTTGTACTGCAATTTCAATGAATTTATCCACGGTCTTATCTTCATTCCAAATAGGCCAGTGTTGTTCAACGATCCCTTCCCTATGACCCAGAATTTCCCATAGCTCCTCGGTAATATGGGGAGCAACGGGGTTTAGCAGCAATAAGAAGGTTTTAAATTCGCCTTTGGTTACCCGTCCAAGATCATAAAACTCATTAATTAAGGTCATTAAAGCTGCGATACCGGTATTATATTTTAAGCTTTCATAGTCGTCACTGACTTTTTTTATCGTTTGATGCATTTTTACTTCTAGTTCATTGGAGAAATCCTCTCCTTCGACTAACAAGTCCTGTACTTTCCATACGCGGTCTAAAAATCTTCGGCAACCTTTTACTCCGTTTTGAGACCAGGGAACACTTTTTTCAAAGTCCCCGATGAACATTTCGTACACCCGAAGGGTGTCCGCTCCAAATTCCTCAATAATCTCGTCGGGGTTTATCACATTTCCTTTCGATTTAGACATTTTTTCATTATTTTCTCCGAGAATCATCCCATGAGAAGTTCGTTTATAATAGGGTTCTTTAGTGGGAACCACGTTGACATCATATAAGAATTTATGCCAAAATCTTGAATAAAGCAAATGGAGGGTGGTATGTTCCATGCCTCCGTTATACCAATCAACAGGTAACCAGTAATCCAGTCTTTCTTTAGAGGCTAGAGCTTCATCGTTATTAGGATCCATATATCGTAAATAATACCAGGAGGAACCGGCCCATTGAGGCATAGTGTCGGTTTCCCGTCTTCCCTCTTTTCCACAGGAGGGACAGGGGGTTTTCACCCACTCCTCAATATTTGCTAAGGGAGATTCACCATCATCGGTTGGCTCATAATTTTCAACTTTCGGGAGTTCCAAGGGAAGTTCTTTTTCAGGAACCGGCACCCAGCCGCAATCTTTACAATAAACCAGTGGAATCGGCTCTCCCCAATATCGTTGTCGGGAAAAAACCCAGTCTCTGAGCTTATAATTAACTTTCTTCTCTCCAAGCTTCTGTTCTGCTAACCAATCACTGATTCTTTCGATGGCTTCCTGGGGCTTAAGACCGTTGATAAAGTCGGAGTTTATCAGGATCCCTTGATCCACATCGGTAAAGGCTTCCTTTGTAATATCTCCGCCTTTTACTACTTCTTTAATGGGAAGATTGAATTTTCTCGCAAACTCCCAGTCCCGACTATCATGACCCGGCACCGCCATAATCGCTCCGGTTCCATAAGTCATTAAGACATAATCGGATATCCACACAGTCATTTCTTCCTTCGATGCAGGATTAATGGCTTTAATACCTTTTAACTCAACACCGGTTTTCTCTTTTATCAGTTCACTCCGCTCGAAGTCCGACTTTTTTGCGGCTTCGTGTTGGTATTGGTGAACTTCGTCAAAATTTTTGATTTGATTTTGAAGCTTATTCAACAATGGATGTTCCGGAGATATTACCATATACGTTGCTCCAAACAAAGTGTCCGGCCGAGTAGTGAATACCCCTAAGGATTCCTCGGTTCCATCTATGGGAAACTTGATTTCCATACCTTCAGATTTTCCGATCCAATTTTTTTGCTGGGTCTTTACCCGTTCAATGTAATCCACTTCATCAAGATCTTTAATCAGTCTTTCTGCATATTCAGTGATTTTTAACATCC from Isachenkonia alkalipeptolytica includes these protein-coding regions:
- the leuS gene encoding leucine--tRNA ligase yields the protein MSTNPGYHPESIEKKWQDRWEEKEVFHVKESDDRPKFYALIEFPYPSGQGLHVGHPRPYTALDVVARKRRMQGYNVLFPMGWDAFGLPTENYAIKNKIHPEKVTKQNVARFKAQLQSLGFSFDWSREINTTDPSYYKWTQWIFLKLFEKDLAYKQEIPINWCTSCKIGLSNEEVVQGSCERCGGEVVQKVKNQWMLKITEYAERLIKDLDEVDYIERVKTQQKNWIGKSEGMEIKFPIDGTEESLGVFTTRPDTLFGATYMVISPEHPLLNKLQNQIKNFDEVHQYQHEAAKKSDFERSELIKEKTGVELKGIKAINPASKEEMTVWISDYVLMTYGTGAIMAVPGHDSRDWEFARKFNLPIKEVVKGGDITKEAFTDVDQGILINSDFINGLKPQEAIERISDWLAEQKLGEKKVNYKLRDWVFSRQRYWGEPIPLVYCKDCGWVPVPEKELPLELPKVENYEPTDDGESPLANIEEWVKTPCPSCGKEGRRETDTMPQWAGSSWYYLRYMDPNNDEALASKERLDYWLPVDWYNGGMEHTTLHLLYSRFWHKFLYDVNVVPTKEPYYKRTSHGMILGENNEKMSKSKGNVINPDEIIEEFGADTLRVYEMFIGDFEKSVPWSQNGVKGCRRFLDRVWKVQDLLVEGEDFSNELEVKMHQTIKKVSDDYESLKYNTGIAALMTLINEFYDLGRVTKGEFKTFLLLLNPVAPHITEELWEILGHREGIVEQHWPIWNEDKTVDKFIEIAVQVNGKVRGKVKIQPEADKESVEKIVKEAEGIKEYLENREIVKEIYVPGRIYNIVVKG